A single window of Thermoplasmata archaeon DNA harbors:
- a CDS encoding FumA C-terminus/TtdB family hydratase beta subunit gives MSDRIELRPPLKDADVATLSIGDPVTITGLLYGARDAAHKKMVDLLDAGRPLPVDLRGHIVYYVGPTPAPPGRPIGAAGPTTSLRMDAYAPRMYEYGVKATVGKGNRNQAVIDSLVRHRAVYLIAVGGLGATLSQRIKSAKVIAYPELGTEALWEFRVEDFPAIVANDTKGRDVFKEGQEVWAKKLAVA, from the coding sequence GTGAGCGACCGGATCGAGCTGCGACCCCCTCTCAAGGATGCAGACGTCGCAACCCTTTCCATCGGCGATCCCGTGACCATCACGGGCCTCCTATACGGAGCGCGGGACGCCGCGCACAAGAAGATGGTCGACTTGCTCGACGCGGGCAGGCCGCTGCCCGTGGACCTCCGCGGGCATATCGTGTACTACGTGGGCCCGACGCCGGCCCCGCCCGGCCGCCCAATCGGGGCCGCGGGGCCGACGACGTCCCTGCGCATGGACGCCTACGCGCCGCGGATGTACGAGTACGGCGTGAAGGCGACCGTGGGCAAGGGGAACCGCAACCAGGCCGTGATCGACAGCCTCGTCAGGCACAGGGCCGTCTACTTGATCGCGGTGGGCGGCCTCGGCGCGACCCTGTCGCAGCGGATCAAGTCCGCGAAGGTGATCGCCTACCCCGAACTGGGAACGGAAGCCCTCTGGGAGTTCCGGGTAGAGGATTTCCCCGCGATCGTGGCCAACGACACGAAGGGCCGGGACGTGTTCAAGGAAGGCCAAGAGGTCTGGGCCAAGAAGCTCGCCGTGGCTTGA
- a CDS encoding TFIIB-type zinc ribbon-containing protein: MPSVPRADPVVDEDRTCPECKSDHLVLDYTRGELVCDSCGLVIRDSTIDEGPEWSAYSVEENDRLARTGAPRSYVAGSSGLTTVIPLANKDARGNTIPLREREKFYRMRKLQRHSGHSRPGERSLPETIRALDRVASLMGLPRPVKDEAGFICKKALEKGLVRGRSIEGIVAAAVYAACRIDGVPRTLDELQQVTGVRKKTIGKAYGALLRTLTLRVPPSHPTDYVSRFCSKLSLSNNVQTEALKILKELEKVDSSMSLSPAGTAAAAIYLASLSCGERRPQKAIAKVAGVSEVTLRNRFQFMEDFMQQLTLPRGRAPKVATPSPP; this comes from the coding sequence GTGCCCAGCGTGCCCCGGGCGGACCCGGTCGTCGACGAGGACCGGACCTGCCCCGAATGCAAGAGCGACCATCTGGTGCTAGACTATACCCGCGGGGAGCTCGTCTGCGACTCCTGCGGCCTCGTCATCCGGGACAGCACGATCGATGAGGGCCCCGAATGGTCCGCCTACTCGGTCGAGGAGAACGATCGGCTCGCCCGCACGGGCGCGCCGCGGAGCTACGTGGCGGGCTCGTCCGGCCTGACCACGGTCATCCCCCTCGCGAACAAGGACGCCCGGGGGAACACGATCCCGCTCCGAGAGCGGGAGAAGTTCTACCGCATGCGGAAGCTCCAGCGCCACTCGGGCCACTCCCGCCCCGGGGAGCGCAGCCTGCCCGAGACCATCCGTGCGCTCGACCGGGTGGCCTCCCTGATGGGCCTCCCCCGGCCCGTGAAGGATGAGGCGGGTTTCATCTGCAAGAAAGCGCTCGAGAAGGGACTCGTCCGCGGGCGGTCCATCGAAGGCATCGTGGCGGCTGCGGTCTACGCGGCGTGCCGGATCGACGGCGTGCCCCGCACGTTGGACGAGCTGCAACAGGTCACCGGCGTGCGCAAGAAGACGATCGGCAAGGCGTACGGTGCGCTCCTCCGCACCTTGACCCTACGCGTGCCGCCATCCCATCCCACGGACTATGTGAGCCGGTTCTGCTCCAAGCTGAGCTTGAGCAACAACGTGCAGACCGAGGCGCTCAAGATCCTCAAGGAGCTGGAGAAGGTCGACAGCTCCATGTCCCTCTCCCCTGCGGGAACCGCCGCGGCCGCCATCTACCTCGCGTCCCTCTCGTGCGGCGAACGTCGGCCTCAGAAAGCGATCGCCAAAGTCGCCGGCGTCAGCGAGGTCACGCTCCGGAACCGCTTCCAGTTCATGGAGGACTTCATGCAGCAACTCACGCTGCCACGGGGTCGCGCGCCAAAGGTTGCCACGCCGAGCCCACCGTGA
- a CDS encoding 2-oxoacid:ferredoxin oxidoreductase subunit alpha, with amino-acid sequence MSAKTPRTNDLSWMIGGAQGSGVDSSANAFARACAHAGLNVFGKREYYSNIKGEHSYFTVRASSHVVRSHIDDIHLLATFDAETAFRHAREVVDDGAIIYDPSQGKTKVSDIPTIEHRLKDELKTYLIARGVGETLDDLLKAASQRGVTLIPIPYNDLLEQIADEFHVDALSKIARMINMLAVGASLGVVGLPFDYTIQALNDVFRNKKATVDMNAAGARRAYEIGKTLAPDFGYPLTKMARKEPRLFLTGSQAGALGKLYGGLRVQTYYPITPASDESEFLEANEVLDLDGHNVPELEDASFVKEKGASVLVVQTEDEIAAITMAIGAALTGARAATATSGPGFCLMMEGIGYSSINEIPVVITLYQRAGPSTGMPTRHEQGDLRFALHAGHGDSPRILLASGDFEEMIRDGLLAFNYAERYQMPVIHMVDKALANNSGTVPMPDLTDLRIDRGRMVVDGNGFGPEHPYHRFELGDNPISPRAVVGQHGTLFWNTGDEHDETGHITEDPGLRDMMMEKREAKLQLAGKEIPDSVKYHYFGAKDAETVLVSWGSTKGPILDALDRLLAEKESVGFLQLRLLNPFPSEAVLAYLAKAKHRVDIEMNFSAQLGGLIRERTGIEPTHLVVKYNGRPMSNTEVHDAIKAIIRNQAPHRTVLTHGA; translated from the coding sequence ATGAGCGCGAAGACCCCCAGAACCAATGACCTCTCCTGGATGATCGGTGGTGCCCAGGGGAGCGGCGTGGATTCCTCAGCGAATGCCTTCGCGCGGGCCTGCGCCCATGCGGGCCTGAACGTGTTCGGGAAGCGCGAGTACTACTCGAACATCAAGGGCGAGCACTCCTACTTCACCGTACGGGCGTCCTCCCACGTCGTGCGGTCCCACATCGACGACATCCACCTGCTCGCGACGTTCGACGCGGAGACCGCGTTTCGCCACGCGCGGGAGGTCGTCGACGACGGCGCGATCATCTACGACCCGAGCCAGGGGAAGACGAAGGTCTCGGACATCCCGACGATCGAGCATCGCCTCAAGGATGAACTCAAGACGTACCTGATTGCCCGGGGCGTGGGCGAGACGCTCGACGACCTGCTCAAGGCGGCGAGCCAGCGCGGCGTGACCTTGATCCCGATTCCCTACAACGATCTCCTCGAGCAGATTGCGGACGAGTTCCACGTCGACGCGCTGAGCAAGATCGCGCGGATGATCAACATGCTCGCGGTCGGCGCGTCCCTCGGCGTCGTGGGCCTCCCCTTCGACTACACGATCCAGGCCCTGAACGATGTGTTCCGGAACAAGAAGGCCACCGTCGACATGAACGCCGCAGGTGCGCGGAGGGCGTACGAGATCGGGAAGACGCTCGCCCCGGACTTCGGCTACCCCCTGACCAAGATGGCGCGGAAGGAGCCGCGGCTCTTCCTCACGGGCAGCCAGGCGGGCGCCCTGGGGAAGCTCTACGGGGGGCTGCGCGTCCAGACGTACTACCCGATCACACCGGCCTCCGACGAGAGCGAGTTCCTGGAGGCCAACGAGGTCCTGGACCTGGACGGCCACAACGTGCCCGAGCTCGAGGACGCCTCCTTCGTCAAGGAGAAGGGGGCCTCGGTCCTCGTCGTGCAGACGGAGGACGAGATCGCCGCGATCACGATGGCCATCGGCGCGGCCCTCACGGGCGCGCGGGCCGCGACGGCGACCTCGGGCCCCGGTTTTTGTCTCATGATGGAGGGCATCGGGTACTCGTCGATCAACGAGATTCCGGTGGTCATCACACTGTACCAGCGGGCGGGCCCAAGCACGGGCATGCCGACCCGCCATGAACAGGGCGACCTCCGGTTCGCCCTGCACGCCGGGCACGGCGACAGCCCCCGGATCCTCCTCGCCTCGGGCGACTTCGAGGAGATGATCCGGGACGGCCTCCTCGCCTTCAACTACGCGGAGCGCTACCAGATGCCCGTGATCCACATGGTGGACAAGGCGCTCGCGAACAACAGCGGCACGGTCCCCATGCCCGATCTGACGGACTTGCGCATCGACCGCGGCCGCATGGTCGTCGACGGGAACGGCTTCGGTCCCGAGCACCCGTACCACCGCTTCGAGCTCGGAGACAACCCCATTTCCCCGCGGGCGGTGGTCGGCCAGCACGGCACTCTGTTCTGGAACACGGGCGACGAGCACGACGAGACGGGTCACATCACGGAGGACCCTGGGCTTCGGGACATGATGATGGAGAAACGGGAGGCGAAGCTGCAGCTTGCCGGGAAGGAGATCCCGGATTCCGTGAAGTACCACTATTTCGGCGCCAAGGACGCGGAGACCGTGCTCGTGAGCTGGGGTTCCACGAAGGGCCCCATCCTGGACGCGCTCGACCGGCTCCTCGCCGAGAAGGAGTCCGTGGGCTTCCTCCAGCTCCGCCTGCTGAATCCCTTCCCCTCCGAGGCGGTCCTCGCGTACCTGGCCAAGGCGAAGCATCGCGTGGACATCGAGATGAACTTCAGCGCGCAGCTGGGCGGCCTGATCCGGGAGCGCACGGGCATCGAGCCGACCCACCTGGTCGTCAAGTACAACGGCCGCCCCATGTCCAACACTGAGGTCCACGACGCGATCAAGGCGATCATCCGCAACCAGGCCCCGCACAGGACGGTGCTCACCCATGGCGCTTGA
- a CDS encoding 2-oxoacid:ferredoxin oxidoreductase subunit beta translates to MALEQVLKAADFATEVHNDWCPGCGDFGILRTVQMALAEMKLDPYRVAMVSGIGCSAKTIHYIKTYGIHTLHGRVLPVAQGIKLANPNLEVIAVGGDGDGMGIGGAHFVNAGRRNLDMLYILYDNGVYGLTKGQASPTLKLGVQTKSLAHPNINEAVNPIWLALAAGATWVGRGYSYDVKHLKDLIVQGVRHQGYAFLDVLQPCPTYNDINTKEWYGGEDRADLNGGKPLPRVYKLETEGFDPVVHEPTDIEAKAKQALEKALEWGDRIPIGVFYNNEHVPDMGERIRQRIPTYFQHPPAEQRVAGPNGEPLTDLRKLFGRLTVPPSA, encoded by the coding sequence ATGGCGCTTGAGCAGGTCCTCAAGGCCGCGGACTTCGCCACGGAGGTCCACAACGACTGGTGCCCGGGGTGCGGGGACTTTGGCATTCTCCGCACGGTCCAGATGGCCCTCGCGGAGATGAAGCTCGACCCGTACCGCGTGGCCATGGTCTCCGGGATCGGCTGCTCCGCGAAGACGATCCACTACATCAAGACGTACGGGATCCACACGTTGCACGGCCGCGTCCTGCCCGTGGCCCAGGGGATCAAGCTGGCGAACCCGAACCTCGAGGTCATCGCCGTGGGCGGCGACGGGGACGGCATGGGGATCGGCGGCGCGCACTTCGTGAACGCGGGCCGGAGGAACCTGGACATGCTCTACATCCTGTACGACAACGGGGTGTACGGTCTGACCAAGGGACAGGCCTCGCCCACGCTCAAGCTCGGCGTCCAGACGAAGTCCCTGGCCCACCCGAACATCAACGAGGCCGTGAACCCGATCTGGCTCGCCCTCGCCGCGGGCGCGACGTGGGTCGGCCGCGGCTACTCGTACGACGTGAAGCATCTCAAGGACCTGATCGTCCAGGGTGTGCGCCACCAGGGGTACGCGTTCCTGGACGTCCTCCAGCCCTGCCCGACCTACAACGACATCAACACGAAGGAGTGGTACGGGGGCGAGGACCGCGCCGACCTGAACGGGGGCAAGCCCCTACCGCGGGTCTACAAGCTCGAGACCGAGGGGTTCGACCCCGTGGTCCACGAGCCTACGGACATCGAGGCCAAGGCGAAGCAAGCCCTCGAGAAGGCGCTCGAGTGGGGCGACCGGATCCCGATCGGCGTGTTCTACAACAACGAGCACGTGCCGGACATGGGGGAGCGCATCCGCCAGCGCATCCCAACGTACTTCCAGCACCCGCCCGCGGAGCAGCGGGTCGCGGGACCGAACGGAGAGCCCTTGACCGACCTGCGGAAGCTCTTCGGCCGCCTTACGGTCCCGCCTTCGGCATGA